From Corvus cornix cornix isolate S_Up_H32 chromosome 15, ASM73873v5, whole genome shotgun sequence, one genomic window encodes:
- the GOLGA3 gene encoding golgin subfamily A member 3 isoform X3, producing MDSSSVQQDVHLENRSSNGAPGTSEELLDCKSKSQLVTTDEINSSVESSLPLENEEQIRLQARRRLEEQLKQYRVKRHQERSSQSTSKTRPSSTLDPELMLNPEILPRASTVAMTKEYSFLRTSVPRGPKLGSLGLPASSKERRSSKSKASKIRSLADYRTEDSDTQNATGNSVATDLSGGALTQSRSGPTSVVSEISLPSDVDDRIENSSLAGDSISEIDGSEVGMRLDGNESDSSTYSSVSGKGLYSSLRNAEGKQDTPYTINGQKIHPEAMGQFPSISEVLQAAAVEHQAQEQEVNGEVRSRRDSISSSVSMESSIAGTHDEMLQVMKEKMRLEGQLEALSLEANQALKEKAELQAQLAALNMKLQAQMEHSQNSQQKQESLSSEVATLKQSCWDLERAMADLQNALEAKNASLASSNNDLQLAEEQYQRLLQKVEDMQKNVLTRDSTVHDLRQQLASLQTQLQKVQLERTTLTNKLKASETEITSLQNVRQWYQQQLVLAQEARVRLQSEMANIQAGQMTQAGMLEHLKLENVALSQQLTETQHRSIKEKERIAAQLQNIEADMLDQEAAFMQIQEAKTMVEEDLQRKLEEFEDEKEQLQKMADSAATLEQELEKVKLTLHQRDLQLESLQQEHLDLMKQLTLTQETLHTKEQSLDDLQTQYDELKARLEEFQSDATSKDDMIQYLQNEKIVLEVALQAAKASKEQLDEGAVRLGEDTEVTSQMLEQLKQEMAVKSSQVENLQQENASLKKQLQKVKEQFLQQKVMVEAYRRDASSKDQLISELKATKKRLDSELKEIKRELLKIQVEKQSLESEHAKLQKEVSQVHQQMVEIENHLQSVQKERDDMETRLQSLQFDKEQMESLAEANQALKQQVEQMQEEAKKAITEQKQKMKRLGSDLTSAQKEMKAKHKAYENAVSILSRRLQESLTAKESAEAELSKLKAQITDGGNDQIAQEKIQALKTELRAVSSSKLMLEKELQEVISLTSQELEEYREKVLELEDELQESRGFRKKIKRLEEINKKLTLELEHERGKLTGLSQSNAALREHNNILETALAKREADLVQLNLQVQAVLKRKEEEDQQMQQLIQALQASLEKEKLKVKDLQKQEAAAKADAAHNRRHHRAAMLELSEIKKELHAKELLVQALQAEVDKLQVEDEKHSQEVSQFQQELAEARSQLQVLQKNLDDKLSEQPLVNQEVEDLKWEVERKEREIETLKQQLDMTEQRSHKELEGIQVVLQNIKTELEMVREDLSVAQKDKFMLQAKVTELKNSMKSLLQQNQQLKLDLKHGKMKKRKELKGENNSSNPVTPVKIPDCPVPAALLEELLKPTAVSKEPLKNLNSCLRQLKQEMDSLQRQMEEHTITVHESMSSWTQIEGKLMDLTSTSPTTASDQQEISTADEKNENCSVSDKEALTL from the exons ATGGACTCCTCATCTGTCCAGCAGGATGTTCACTTGGAGAACAGAAGCAGTAATGGGGCTCCTGGCACCTCTGAAGAACTTTTAGATTGTAAATCCAAGTCTCAGCTAGTTACTACAGATGAAATTAACA GCTCAGTAGAGTCTTCACTGCCATTGGAGAATGAAGAACAGATCAGACTTCAGGCAAGAAGGCGTCTGGAAGAACAGCTCAAGCAATACCGAGTGAAGAGACATCAAGAAAGA tcGAGTCAGTCTACATCCAAAACCCGTCCCTCCAGCACCCTGGATCCTGAGCTGATGTTAAATCCAGAAATCCTGCCAAGAGCCAGCACTGTAGCGATGACAAAAGAATACTCCTTTTTGCGGACCAGTGTCCCCAGGGGGCCAAAGCTGGGTAGCTTGGGACTTCCAGCATCgtcaaaagaaagaagaagttCAAAATCTAAGGCCAGCAAGATCCGGTCCTTGGCTGACTACAGAACTGAAGATTCAGACACTCAAAATGCTACTGGGAATTCTGTGGCTACTGACTTATCTGGGGGGGCTCTGACGCAAAGCAGAAGTGGTCCAACATCAGTTGTTTCTGAGATCAGTCTGCCCTCTGATGTGGATGATCGAATAGAGAATTCCTCCTTGGCAGGAGACAGCATTTCAGAGATTGATGGGAGTGAAGTGGGAATGAGGCTGGATGGAAATGAGAGCGACAGCTCTACCTACAGCAGTGTGTCAGGGAAAGGGCTGTATAGCAGTTTACGGAATGCAGAAGGCAAACAGGATACTCCATATACAATAAATGGCCAGAAGATACATCCTGAAGCAATGGGGCAATTTCCTTCCATCAGTGAggtgctgcaggctgcagcagtggagCATCAGGCCCAAGAGCAAGAAGTTAATGGAGAGGTACGGAGCAGGAGAGACAGTATTTCTAGCAG TGTTTCTATGGAAAGCTCTATCGCAGGAACTCATGATGAGATGTTGCAGGTTATGAAGGAGAAGATGAGACTTGAAGGGCAACTAGAAGCACTCTCACTAGAAGCTAATCAG GCTCTCAAAGAGAAGGCTGAGCTACAAGCCCAACTTGCAGCTTTGAACATGAAGCTTCAGGCACAGATGGAGCACAGCCAAAACagccagcagaagcaggaatCTCTGAGCTCAGAAGTGGCCACATTAAAGCAGTCTTGCTGGGATCTGGAACGAGCAATGGCTGACCTGCAAAATGCCTTGGAAGCAAAGAATGCCAGTTTGGCTTCTTCAAACAATGATCTGCAGTTAGCAGAGGAGCAGTACCAGAGACTCCTGCAGAAGGTTGAAGATATGCAAAAAAATGTTCTCACCAGAGACAGCACAG TTCACGACCTGCGACAGCAGTTGGCTTCCTTGCAGACCCAGCTTCAGAAGGTGCAGCTGGAACGGACCACGCTGACCAACAAGCTGAAGGCATCTGAAACAGAGATCACATCTCTCCAAAATGTGAGGCAGTGgtaccagcagcagctggtccTGGCACAGGAAGCCCGTGTCCGGCTGCAGAGTGAGATGGCCAATATACAG gCTGGGCAAATGACTCAAGCAGGTATGTTGGAACATCTCAAACTAGAGAATGTGGCACTGTCTCAGCAGCTGACTGAAACCCAGCACAGGTCCATTAAAGAAAAGGAACGTATTGCAGCACAGCTACAAAATATTGAG GCTGACATGTTAGATCAAGAAGCTGCCTTCATGCAGATCCAGGAGGCTAAAACCATGGTGGAAGAAGACTTGCAGAGAAAACTAGAGGAGTTTGAGGATGAGAAAGAACAGCTTCAGAAGATGGCTGATTCTGCAGCAACACTGGAGCAAGAATTGGAAAAG GTCAAGTTGACTTTGCATCAGCGAGATCTGCAGCTTGAATCCTTGCAGCAAGAACACCTCGACCTAATGAAGCAATTGACTCTAACCCAAGAGACACTGCACACCAAAGAGCAGTCCCTGGATGACCTGCAAACACAGTATGATGAACTGAAGGCCAGGTTAGAAGAGTTCCAGAGTGATGCTACTTCTAAAGATGACATGATCCAGTATTTGCAGAATGAGAAGATTGTGTTGGAAGTCgctctgcaggcagcaaaaGCAAGTAAAGAGCAACTTGATGAAGGAGCAGTGCGCCTTGGAGAAGATACAGAAGTAACATCACAAATGTTGGAGCAGCTGAAGCAAGAAATGGCAGTCAAATCAAGCCAG GTGGAAAATCTGCAACAAGAAAATGCCAGCCTCAAAAAACAGCTTCAAAAAGTGAAGGAAcagttcctgcagcagaag GTCATGGTGGAAGCTTACCGGAGGGATGCAAGTTCCAAGGACCAGCTGATTAGTGAGCTGAAAGCTACAAAGAAGCGGCTGGACTCAGAGCTGAAGGAGATAAAACGAGAGCTGCTGAAAATCCAAGTTGAAAAACAGTCCCTCGAATCTGAGCATGCAAAACTACAGAAGGAAGTGTCTCAGGTTCACCAGCAAATGGTGGAAATAGAAAATCACCTCCAGTCAGTGCAGAAAGAACGAGATGATATGGAAACACGCCTACAG TCTTTGCAGTTCGATAAGGAGCAAATGGAATCTCTTGCTGAGGCAAATCAGGCATTAAAACAACAAGTAGAACAAATGCAAGAGGAAGCAAAGAA GGCCATTacagagcagaaacagaaaatgaagcgTCTCGGGTCAGACCTGACAAGCGCTCAGAAagagatgaaagcaaaacacaaagccTATGAGAATGCAGTCAGCATTCTCAGTCGGAGGCTGCAGGAATCTCTGACTGCAAAGGAAtctgctgaggcagagctgagcaaacTAAAAGCACAAATTACTGATGGTGGGAATGACCAGATTGCTCAG GAGAAGATTCAAGCTCTGAAGACAGAACTgagagctgtgagcagcagtaAGTTGATGCTGGAAAAAGAGTTGCAAGAAGTGATTTCACTGACCAGCCAGGAGCTTGAAGAGTACCGAGAGAAAGTCCTGGAACTTGAGGATGAG CTTCAGGAATCTAGAGGCTTCAGGAAGAAGATAAAACGtttagaagaaattaataaGAAGTTGACCCTTGAACTGGAACACGAACGTGGAAAACTTACAGGTCTCAGTCAGTCCAACGCTGCTTTGAGGGAGCACAATAATATCCTCGAAACAGCATTAGCAAAAAGAGAGGCAGACTTGGTACAACTGAATCTACAG GTTCAGGCAGTCCTAAAGCggaaagaggaagaggatcAGCAAATGCAACAACTTATTCAAGCTCTACAGGCTTCcctagagaaagaaaagttaaaagttAAAGACCTTCAGAAGCAG gaagcagcagccaaagcagacgCAGCCCATAACCGCCGACACCACCGGGCGGCGATGCTCGAGCTCAGTGAGATCAAGAAGGAGCTCCACGCCAAAGAACTGCTGGTCCAGGCCCTGCAGGCTGAGGTGGACAAGCTGCA GGTAGAGGATGAAAAACATTCCCAGGAAGTATCTCAGTTTCAGCAAGAGCTGGCAGAAGCCAGATCTCAGCTCCAAGTTCTGCAGAAAAACCTGGATGACAAACTTAGTGAACAGCCTCTAGTAAACCAAGAG GTGGAAGACCTGAAGTGGGAAGTAGAAcgaaaagaaagagaaattgaaacacttaagcagcagctggacatgACTGAACAGCGCAGCCACAAGGAGTTAGAAGGGATACAAGTTGTCTTGCAG AATATCaagacagagctggaaatggTGAGGGAAGACCTGTCAGTGGCTCAGAAGGATAAGTTTATGCTGCAAGCTAAAGTGACTGAACTGAAGAACAGCATGaagtcactgctgcagcaaaaccagcaactGAAGTTGGACCTGAAGCATGGCAAGATGAAGAAG AGGAAAGAACTGAAAGGCGAGAATAACTCTTCCAATCCTGTGACTCCAGTCAAGATTCCTGATTGTCCAGTGCCTGCTGCCTTGCTGGAAGAACTGTTGAAACCAACAGCTGTGAGCAAGGAGCCTTTAAAGAATCTGAACAGCTGTCTCCGGCAATTAAA GCAAGAAATGGACAGCCTTCAGCGCCAGATGGAGGAACACACCATTACAGTACATGAATCAATGTCTTCATGGACTCAGATTGAGGGCAAGTTAATGGACCTTACTTCTACAAGTCCCACAACTGCATCAGACCAGCAGGAGATTTCTACTGCAGATGAAAAGAACGAGAATTGTAGTGTTAGTGACAAGGAAGCTTTGACACTATAA